One genomic window of Caenorhabditis elegans chromosome I includes the following:
- the cdk-7 gene encoding Cyclin-dependent kinase 7 (Confirmed by transcript evidence), whose translation MSRRYDTIKHLGEGQFANVYLAQDLESGECVAIKKIKLGSREEAKDGINRTAIREIKLLKEIHHDNIIGLRDVIGHRTSIQLVFDFMDTDLEHVIKDKEIILMPAHIKNITMQMLLGLEFLHVHWILHRDLKPNNLLMNKMGRVKLTDFGLARFFGSPNRNYTHQVVTRWYRAPELLFGARSYGVGIDIWSVGCIIAELLLRNPIFPGESDIDQLVKIFNILGCPTPETWPNMTEMNSYVIIKPQTEYMALNYYFSAAPQDLLDLMAGMWTFDPIKRLTCTQSLQMEYFRTQPFCCLDEELPLPKKQQPQKRSRRLDDDGTRPVRRLNFD comes from the exons ATGAGTAGACGTTACGATACAATAAAGCATCTTGGAGAAGGACAATTCGCCAACGTTTATCTCGCACAAGACCTCGAATCGGGCGAATGTGTGGctattaaaaaa atcaaactagGATCGAGAGAAGAAGCAAAAGATGGAATCAATCGAACGGCGATTCGAGAGATTAAACTTTTGAAGGAAATTCATCATGACAATATTATCGgg ttacgAGATGTGATTGGACATCGAACAAGTATTCAACTGGTTTTCGACTTTATGGATACAGATCTCGAACATGTGATTAAGGATAAAGAAATTATTCTAATGCCAGCacatatcaaaaatattacgATGCAAATGCTTCTGGGACTCGAATTTCTACACGTTCACTGGATTCTTCACAGA gatCTGAAGCCAAATAACCTGCTGATGAACAAAATGGGACGCGTGAAGCTCACCGATTTCGGTTTGGCTCGATTCTTCGGATCTCCAAACAGAAATTACACTCATCAG GTTGTGACAAGATGGTATCGAGCCCCTGAGTTGCTCTTTGGAGCACGTTCCTATGGAGTTGGAATTGATATTTGGTCGGTTGGATGTATCATTGCCGAATTGTTGTTGAGA aATCCAATATTCCCTGGTGAAAGTGACATTGATCAACTCGTGAAAATCTTCAATATTCTCGGATGTCCAACACCAGAAACATGGCCAAATATGACTGAAATGAACAGTTATGTCATTATTAA ACCACAGACGGAGTATATGGCTCTAAATTACTATTTCTCGGCTGCTCCGCAAGATTTGCTCGATTTGATGGCG ggaatgtGGACATTTGACCCAATAAAACGTCTGACTTGTACTCAATCTCTTCAAATGGAATATTTCCGAACTCAACCATTCTGCTGCCTTGACGAAGAGCTTCCACTTCCGAAAAAACAACAGCCACAGAAGAGATCTCGACGGCTTGACGACGATGGAACTCGCCCCGTTCGACGattgaattttgattaa
- the Y39G10AR.11 gene encoding TPR_MLP1_2 domain-containing protein (Confirmed by transcript evidence) yields MSQQQELPTYQQTSSSLERRVTELQDENKSLRLTLALRTDCEHELERVRNETHPGVEELEKKLASAENEIRVMESTNKELMATLATTRDQLGKMLRERNQLVKDVDELHEEIEKMESLYNKPADYASNSYTDNMKLMLDELNDQCRKWETEKAKLTEHFKEAETQLRRENVKLEAQKEDILNHTKNSEKMWNERLENITADFERLKSSSKPSGIRADQKMFQENEMKIQELNRKLKDALEAIEEIEDANSALRVDLERRGVEKCKMEEELNFHKGFLIAEQQSFLLDCANFENQIANLNKEMTELEELRDAYKQQIGEITEKHAQQTMTFSNEKAKFCHAMERVEEKWNAECVKLRDEIGGLQKMLFQSTKETMDKREIFDEESRECRRKIDELEGLLATQQAAAQRQITRLLAEIDDLNVQLSDTKSVQANAVKEWDVECAELEEEIYELIGKRKTEGKKLRTMQRKNTWLTASIRRLSEQRREELAAKKDEILKLNSLCELQRMEKVEWLSDLKKDVNAWKNETSVRIELKQKITDLEEQNEGLEEKVENVLAQYRSECELYQNSVSSLQMDRDRLRKDVDLYKGKAEILFTKFGDLVKTNDELEKKAHQKMLEADNLRKTVEFSNMEMTNVKALMAMEREQILEERHSTVRDLEEKLKNLTMTSSINKNLLAEARRSIARLTEDAKEQSEAQEFDRLRWNDQVDQLKEVNEELKKNLGVEVLESSDDSDCSSDSSSDSDCSSDSSDSEEDEEYRDMPKLKDETTAENSWELVGEEEEEAEQQQNN; encoded by the exons ATGTCTCAGCAGCAGGAACTTCCCACCTATCAGCAGACTAGCAGCTCACTTGAGCGTCGAGTGACCGAGCTTCAGGATGAGAATAAGAGTCTTCGACTGACGTTGGCTCTTCGCACTGACTGTGAGCACGAGCTAGAACGAGTTCGCAATGAGACGCATCCGGGAGTTGAGGAGCTCGAGAAGAAGCTCGCCAGTGCTGAGAACGAGATTCGAGTCATGGAATCTACGAATAAGGAATTGATGGCGACGTTGGCTACAACTCGTGATCAGCTCGGGAAGATGCTTCGCGAACGGAATCAGTTGGTGAAGGACGTCGATGAGTTGCAcgaggaaattgagaaaatggagAGCCTCTACAATAAGCCGGCCGACTACGCCTCAAACAGTTATACCGACAACATGAAGTTGATGCTTGACGAGCTGAACGATCAGTGTCGTAAGTGGGAAACTGAGAAGGCCAAGTTGACCGAGCACTTCAAAGAGGCTGAAACTCAGCTCAGAAGAGAGAATGTTAAGCTAGAGGCTCAGAAGGAGGATATCTTGAACCATACGAAGAACTCTGAGAAGATGTGGAACGAACGTCTTGAGAACATCACCGCCGACTTTGAACGACTCAAATCTTCATCGAAACCAAGTGGAATTCGTGCCGACCAGAAAATGTTCCAGGAGAATGAGATGAAGATTCAGGAATTGAACAGAAAACTCAAAGATGCTCTTGAAGCTATTGAGGAAATTGAAGACGCCAATTCGGCTCTCCGCGTTGATCTCGAAAGAAGAGGAGTCGAGAAGTGCAAGATGGAAGAAGAGCTCAACTTCCACAAGGGCTTCTTGATCGCCGAGCAACAGAGCTTTCTCTTAGACTGTGCCAACTTCGAGAACCAAATTGCCAACCTCAATAAGGAGATGACAGAGCTGGAGGAGCTCCGTGACGCCTACAAGCAACAGATCGGCGAAATCACCGAGAAACACGCCCAGCAAACGATGACATTCTCGAATGAGAAGGCCAAGTTCTGTCATGCCATGGAGCGCGTCGAGGAGAAATGGAATGCTGAATGTGTCAAACTTCGTGATGAAATTGGTGGATTGCAGAAAATGTTGTTCCAATCAACCAAGGAAACGATGGACAAGCGGGAGATTTTCGACGAGGAATCTCGTGAATGTCGCCGCAAAATCGACGAGCTCGAGGGCCTGTTGGCAACGCAACAAGCAGCGGCGCAACGACAGATTACTCGACTCCTGGCCGAGATTGATGATCTCAATGTCCAATTGAGTGATACCAAATCAGTCCAGGCGAACGCAGTGAAGGAGTGGGATGTCGAGTGTGCTGAGCTGGAAGAGGAGATCTACGAGTTGATCGGCAAACGGAAGACTGaaggaaaaaagttgagaacCATGCAGAGAAAGAATACCTGGCTTACCGCGTCGATTAGACGGCTCTCCGAGCAACGCCGTGAAGAGCTTGCTGCCAAGAAAGATGAGATTTTAAAGCTTAATAGTCTCTGTGAGCTTCAACGTATGGAAAAAGTCGAGTGGCTCAGTGACTTGAAGAAGGATGTGAATGCATGGAAGAATGAAACTTCCGTCCGAATCGAATTGAAACAGAAGATCACAGATCTTGAGGAGCAAAACGAAGGTCTCGAGGAGAAGGTCGAGAACGTGCTTGCCCAGTACAGAAGCGAGTGCGAACTGTACCAGAACAGTGTATCAAGCCTTCAAATGGATCGTGACAGGCTCAGAAAAGATGTTGATTTGTACAAAGGAAAGGCCGAGATACTGTTCACAAAGTTCGGAGATCTCGTCAAAACCAACGACGAATTGGAGAAGAAGGCGCATCAGAAGATGCTGGAGGCAGACAACTTGCGGAAGACAGTCGAGTTCTCGAACATGGAAATGACAAATGTGAAAGCGCTCATGGCGATGGAGCGGGAGCAAATCCTCGAAGAACGACACTCAACGGTTAGAGATCTTGAGGagaagctcaaaaatttgacaatg ACCTCATCTATCAACAAAAATCTTCTCGCCGAGGCACGTCGTTCGATCGCCCGGCTCACCGAAGATGCCAAAGAACAATCCGAGGCTCAAGAGTTCGATCGTCTACGCTGGAACGATCAGGTAGATCAACTGAAGGAAGTCAACGAGGAGCTCAAGAAGAATCTGGGCGTCGAGGTGTTGGAATCATCCGATGATTCGGATTGTTCCAGTGACTCCTCGAGTGATTCGGACTGCTCATCGGATTCTTCTGATtctgaagaagatgaagagtACCGTGATATGCCAAAACTGAAAGACGAGACAACCGCCGAGAACTCGTGGGAGCTGGTTGGAGAGGAGGAGGAAGAAGCAGAGCAGCAGCAGAATAACTGA
- the epg-2 gene encoding Ectopic P granules protein 2 (Confirmed by transcript evidence), whose translation MSANRTVTVFSSSAEDQEPIELAEDSLQNLDKMLAEEKEEHQLLKDEVVLLRKENVEAKTYSTLLEIMLDEAEEKASSAQETTSEENNLKILNRDLVAENLELKEMKEELRKIWLSDSKKFQEALTRISDENTKLQKDCHELESIRQCAQFALDNCNEELEKTQTENEEHESRIETLEREVCEKDIAMKDIVERKDEISLQLELQTKEFTSALNDLMYGREDTLKQIHQMKENWKVKQNEFEVEITKLKSQNDYFDSERLQLTDRIRALLNELSDVRLELGSTRLAMKEKAEVTEAVTSFNKDLRDKLEDEIARLGECLQFRKDEHEQDEAVIAHLEEQLKLGSDKAAAFSSEHSDTIELLRESETELMELRMENYDLKEDFKILKEEKEDVNRTCECLREQLSTTIQERDIEKGQMQSEMDAKMVAVHQQYAKQIDNMKYNHMLAINQELIKGQMALESGKKKHANEILTVRNELEQSNAAHQSLRDQCSLLLSSEDDLRTAHLALESKMTLVSEECIALRVSRANAQKEIGNLTEHHKLEVALLEDAKSGIQQRLHYATIEIEQLKKINEVTQAQFKKETDEKNAEINEFQAAMVSMKQQYNVLGNHCRVLTSQGISDRTTIDKLQETIREHTELAIETKRIHDAEIVQLNDAHKKLVDNLGVEELDEEPKASTESEEKAEWEMVDEE comes from the exons ATGAGTGCCAACAGAACTGTCACAGTTTTTTCATCGTCAGCAGAGGATCAAGAGCCG ATCGAATTGGCTGAAGACtcacttcaaaacttggacaAAATGCTGGCtgaggaaaaagaagaacaccAGTTGTTGAAGGACGAAGTTGTGCTTCTCAGAAAG gaaaacgtGGAAGCCAAGACCTACTCCACATTATTGGAGATCATGCTTGACGAAGCCGAAGAAAAAGCATCGTCCGCTCAAGAAACGACCTCCGAAGAAaacaatctcaaaattttgaaccgagATCTTGTGGCCGAAAACTTGGAATTGAAAGAGATGAAAGAGGAGCTCAGAAAGATCTGGTTGAGCgactcgaaaaaatttcaagaagcTCTTACGCGGATCTCAGATGAGAatacaaaacttcaaaaagatTGTCACGAGTTGGAATCGATTCGGCAATGTGCCCAGTTTGCATTGGATAACTGTAACGAGGAGCTCGAGAAAACCCAAACGGAAAACGAAGAGCACGAGAGCCGCATTGAGACGCTGGAACGTGAAGTTTGTGAAAAAGATATTGCCATGAAAGATATTGTTGAGCGGAAAGACGAGATTTCGCTTCAACTGGAATTGCAGACAAAGGAGTTCACATCTGCATTGAATGATCTGATGTATGGAAGAGAAGACACCTTGAAGCAGATCCATCAAATGAAGGAAAACTGGAAGGTCAAGCAGAATGAATTTGAAGTTGAAATTACAAAGTTGAAGAGTCAAAATGACTACTTTGACTCTGAACGATTGCAATTGACTGACCGAATTAGAGCTTTGCTCAACGAGTTGTCCGATGTTCGCCTGGAACTTGGCTCTACTCGTTTGGCAATGAAGGAAAAAGCTGAAGTTACAGAAGCGGTGACCAGTTTCAACAAAGATCTTCGCGATAAGTTGGAAGATGAAATTGCAAGACTCGGTGAATGCTTACAGTTCAGAAAGGACGAACACGAACAGGATGAAGCAGTCATTGCTCATCTTGAAGAACAACTCAAACTTGGCAGTGATAAAGCTGCTGCGTTTTCCAGCGAGCACAGTGACACGATTGAGTTGCTCCGTGAGTCTGAAACCGAACTGATGGAGCTCAGAATGGAGAATTACGATCTGAAGGAggacttcaaaattttgaaggagGAGAAAGAAGATGTCAATCGCACATGTGAATGTCTCCGCGAACAATTGAGCACAACAATTCAGGAGCGGGACATCGAAAAAGGCCAGATGCAGAGTGAGATGGATGCAAAAATGGTTGCTGTGCATCAACAGTACGCCAAGCAAATTGATAATATGAAGTACAATCATATGTTGGCAATTAATCAGGAGTTGATCAAAGGACAAATGGCTCTGGAATCTGGGAAGAAGAAGCACGCCAATGAGATTTTGACGGTACGAAACGAACTAGAGCAATCCAATGCTGCTCATCAAAGCTTGAGAGACCAGTGCAGTTTGCTTTTGAGCTCCGAAGATGATCTCAGAACCGCACATTTGGCTTTAGAAAGCAAAATGACTCTCGTTTCTGAAGAATGTATTGCACTCAGAGTGTCTCGAGCTAATGCTCagaaagaaattggaaatttgactGAACATCACAAACTTGAAGTAGCACTCTTGGAAGATGCGAAATCCGGAATCCAACAACGTCTCCATTACGCCACTATTGAAATCGAGCAGCTAAAAAAGATCAATGAGGTTACTCAAGCCCAGTTTAAGAAGGAAACAGATGAGAAAAATGCCGAGATTAACGAATTCCAAGCTGCAATGGTATCAATGAAACAGCAATACAATGTTCTTGGCAATCATTGTCGCGTTCTGACATCTCAAGGAATCTCGGATCGTACCACAATTGACAAACTCCAGGAAACCATTCGCGAGCACACAGAACTTGCAATCGAAACGAAGAGAATTCACGATGCAGAGATTGTTCAGTTGAATGATGCTCATAAGAAGTTGGTGGATAATTTGGGAGTTGAAGAACTCGACGAGGAGCCGAAAGCATCAACGGAATCGGAAGAGAAGGCTGAATGGGAGATGGT